Within the Catalinimonas niigatensis genome, the region CAAAAGCTTAGAAAAGCATTGTCTTTGTCTATTATTATTCCTTGTGAACATGGAATCGTGAATGGATATAAAAATCCTACTTCGGCTTATCTTTTCTGATAAAGTTGATCATCTCCTGGAGCTTTTCCCGCACTACTTCTTGAGTACGAGCATCCGCTTCGTACTGACGGTTGTACAGGCTTCCTTCGGCTAGATCTTTTTTATGCGTTGTAGAAAGCACCTGGTTAAAAAGACGATAAACAGCGGCTTTATTTCCTTCGGGAAAAAGCTTTACTTCAAAAAATAAACGGATCAGGTAAGCCCACTGCCTAACAGAAAGTTTGGTAGGGATTTTTGATACATCTCCTTCCAGGATTCCATCAACTGGACTGGATGTAACTGATAATGGGGCAGGTACATTTGCTTTTAATTCCTGCTGGTACCGTTGAATATCTTCTTCTATATAATTATTGATCTGTCCTTCCAAAGTAGCGTATCCAGGTTTGAAAGCATGGCGTATTTTAGGGGCTAATTGTTTACTCAGCTTGCGATAGTGGTAAAGTACATCTAATCTTTCCGAGACAAGCACCTTCTCTTCCAGTTTGTTGTCCAGGCATCTCATTAGATAAGCAAGAAAAGCGGGGCTGTTAAAGTTAAGCTGGTACAAAACACTGGCAATCTGGAAGTCATTTACTTTCTCTTTTTTAGTAACTATTTCTAATTCCTCTAGCAGTTTTTTTAAGTACATCAGATCCAGATAAGTAATCTGCGCTGGCTTTATGCTTTCAAATTTTAGAAAGGCTTCATTGAGTACTGAGAGCAAATCTTCTGAGCTAGAGGATTGTAAAAGAGCTGCCTGGATGGCATTGTATCTTTTAAGGAGATCTGTTTTAGAAATCAGGGAGTTGTGATAGGAAACATAGCCATGCATACCCAGGTATTGAACAAACTTCTGTTCTATAAAAAGAATCAGCTCTTCTATGCTCAAAAAGATAAGTTTGAAGACATCAGGGAGGTTATATTCACCTGAAAAATCATAAACTTTTTTCTCTTCATCATCCAAATAAGCAAGCAGCTGACTGGCATAAGTGATTAATGTTTGCTGATGGTCCTGCACATACTTTTGGGCTTTCTTTCGTGAAGGAACCTTATGAATGTATTGCAACATTTGTTGCTGCACCAATGCTACCTGCTCAATCAAAAGCTTTTGGTAAAAGTGGTAACGTCTTTCCTCAAAGTTCAGGTCATCCAATGGATAATGAGCATATAGTTCCAAGTGAACGCTACCGCTTTCATCCTGCCAGTGGTACCATTCAATGATTGATTCAGAGGCAAGCGAAAGCCGTTGTAATACCATGCCCAAAAGTACTTCTCCGGCATGGACATCGTATACCTGTACCTCATGGTTTAAGACGATAAATATAGGAGGGTGATAGCGATCTAACAGTCTTATGTCAAGGGATTCAACTGAAAGTGACTGATCATCAGACTGCCCAAACTGAGCATGAATTTGTCTGGCGCAAGTCTCCGGCACTTTTGAAAGGTGCTTGTAAAACCGGGCTTGCTCTGAAGGTTCAGTAGGAAAATACAAGGGTGACAGGCTTCCCTGTACCACTTGATTAATAATGTTGAGTTCGTAGGACACAATCAATGGTTTTTAGAATACCACATCACAATAAAAACCAAATTTATATATAATTATTTATATTTTATATATGTTGAATCATATCCATATCATTTGAAGTTAAATTACCCCTACCACATTTACTTTTCAGCGACTATTTTCCCATTACTGCTCATCTGCTTCTGTGCTTTTCTTTTCAGCTGACACTGCTCACAGTCTCGTTTGTAGCGGGATAGTTGCTGATAGGTATCGGCCTGGTAACCACAGGTCACACACATCCGGTTTTCAGCGACCAATTGTAGTTCTTCTTTATGCTCTCGTTGTTGCTTGCTTAGGGTTTGTTGAAGTTTGGTAAGTGCCTGCTTAGCTTCGGTAAGTTCTTCGTTACGTTTGGTGAGTTGTGCTTCCAGCGTGGTAAGAGACTGGTGAGCAGTGGTAACTTCTTCCTTAAGTCTGGTAGCGATTTGCTGAGCCTGTTGTAAAGCCTGCTGATCTGCTTGTTGGCCTTTCAACTCCTTCCACTTGCCTACGAAGAGGTATACAAACAGGTAGTTGATCACAGCGATCAGTAAACTGAAAAGCTGACTAACAAAAATGTCTTGAGTAGCTTTAGTAAAGTCCCAGGCATCAAAAAAGAGGGTGGTGATAAAGTAACCGGCAAAAGCAAAGAGCACTGGAAATGCCTGATGGACCAGTTTACTATTGGCAGCGGTGGTAAGAATTGTCAAGTGTATAGCTACAGAGAGAAACCAAGCTGCCCCTTCTCTTTGCCAGCCAATGATGGTTTCCGGCAGTTGGTTGATCAACAGCGCCTGACTTTCATATACCAGATAGGCATACATGGCAAACATACCGATCATGATGGGTGGTAGAGTGAATAGGCTTTCGGCAATCTTTTCAAAAAACTGATGTATTCTTCTTTCCATAGGGTTTGGGGTTTGGGGTTTGGGAGTTTACCCCGGATCTGATCCGGGGTCTAGAGTTCAAAGTTCAGGGTACAAAGCTTTGCTTCGGTTGTAACTGAGAGGAGGCTCTTTCATAAGAGAGTTAGCAGAGTAACTGCCGTTGCGTCGTTCGTAATAGATGGTTTCAAACAGGTCTAGCTCTTTCACTCTTTGTAGAAGATGCTGGTATTTCTTTCTTCCTTCGGCGATAAACTGGCTGTTAGTAAACTTCTGGACAAAGAATAGCCGTTTGGCTTTTTTGCTTACCCCAATCAGACATACCTGCTTGGCACCAATACTGTCGGCATAGAAAGCCATCTGGCGGTCGTAGTTGTATTCATGGCAACTTTGAATAAATGCTGATAAGCTACTGGTTGAAGTCGTCTTAAAATCTATCACTGATGGGTTATCTGTCTCAGTGTTAACAATCAAATCCAACTTACACTTACACAAAATCCCGCTGCTTGGCTCTTTCCAGAGAATGACTTTTTCCTTCTCTGAATCTTGAAGCAATCCTTTGCAGAATTGATTACTGATGACAGTGCGGTACATGCGATAGAGCAGTCTGATATCTAAATCAAGGCAACTTTCAGTGCGAAATTTCTCTGGTTCT harbors:
- a CDS encoding PD-(D/E)XK nuclease-like domain-containing protein yields the protein MSYYQLQRISNSDLSIAEHILSNTPYHKPEAAFRLGGAFHELLLEPEKFRTESCLDLDIRLLYRMYRTVISNQFCKGLLQDSEKEKVILWKEPSSGILCKCKLDLIVNTETDNPSVIDFKTTSTSSLSAFIQSCHEYNYDRQMAFYADSIGAKQVCLIGVSKKAKRLFFVQKFTNSQFIAEGRKKYQHLLQRVKELDLFETIYYERRNGSYSANSLMKEPPLSYNRSKALYPEL